The Coregonus clupeaformis isolate EN_2021a chromosome 8, ASM2061545v1, whole genome shotgun sequence genome has a segment encoding these proteins:
- the LOC121572243 gene encoding tRNA selenocysteine 1-associated protein 1 isoform X1, whose amino-acid sequence MSTLWMGNLEPYMDENFITRAFGTMGELVVSVRIIRNKVTGRGAAGYCFVELTDEATAERCLRKVNGKALPGATPARRFKLNRATFGKQGESSPLYSLFVGDLTPEVDDGMLYEFFYNRYPSCRGGKVVLDGTGNSKGCGFVQFPDQRLQKLALEECQGAVGLGSKPLRLSLAANKTRHNQSDNRGWGSHGGGYRHNQNQYNQQPYGGGWGSWGYDQNGGNYGGYNYNQYDYTQNPVQENEVVEDDGLEDPNPELDVVEANRKFMEHSEELYDALIQCHWQPLESSEQAFGTTSSLPEPVYC is encoded by the exons ATGAGCACCCTATGGATGGGAAAC TTGGAGCCCTACATGGACGAAAACTTCATAACCCGAGCCTTCGGCACTATGGGGGAGTTGGTGGTGAGTGTACGGATTATACGCAACAAGGTAACCGG TAGGGGTGCAGCAGGTTACTGCTTCGTGGAGCTGACCGATGAAGCCACAGCTGAGAGGTGTCTTCGTAAAGTCAATGGAAAAGCACTACCAGGAGCCACACCA GCTAGAAGATTCAAGTTAAACCGGGCCACCTTTGGGAAGCAAGGAGAAAGCAG TCCACTCTACTCTCTGTTCGTTGGAGATCTCACACCTGAAGTGGATGACGGGATGCTGTACGAGTTCTTCTACAACCGCTATCCATCCTGTCGCGGGGGGAAGGTGGTGCTGGACGGCACGGGAAACTCCAA gggttgtgggttcgtccAGTTCCCAGACCAGAGGCTTCAGAAGCTGGCGCTGGAGGAGTGTCAGGGAGCGGTGGGGCTCGGGAGCAAACCACTACGACTGAGCCTAGCTGCTAACAA aaCGCGTCATAATCAATCAGACAACAGGGGGTGGGGGTCACATGGAGGAGGCTACAGACACAACCAGAATCAATACAATCAGCAGCCGTATGGTGGTGGATGGGGCTCATGGGGCTACGACCAGAATGGAGGCAACTATGGCGGCTACAACTATAACCAGTATGATTACACTCAGAATCCTGTACAG GAAAATGAAGTTGTTGAAGATGATGGTCTGGAAG ATCCTAACCCAGAGCTGGATGTGGTGGAAGCCAACAGGAAGTTTATGGAACACAGTGAGGAACTGTATGATGCCCTTATCCAGTGCCACTGGCAACCCTTGGAATCCTCTGAACAGGCCTTTGGAACCACGAGTAGCCTTCCAGAACCTGTCTACTGTTGA
- the LOC121572243 gene encoding tRNA selenocysteine 1-associated protein 1 isoform X2 yields the protein MSTLWMGNLEPYMDENFITRAFGTMGELVVSVRIIRNKVTGGAAGYCFVELTDEATAERCLRKVNGKALPGATPARRFKLNRATFGKQGESSPLYSLFVGDLTPEVDDGMLYEFFYNRYPSCRGGKVVLDGTGNSKGCGFVQFPDQRLQKLALEECQGAVGLGSKPLRLSLAANKTRHNQSDNRGWGSHGGGYRHNQNQYNQQPYGGGWGSWGYDQNGGNYGGYNYNQYDYTQNPVQENEVVEDDGLEDPNPELDVVEANRKFMEHSEELYDALIQCHWQPLESSEQAFGTTSSLPEPVYC from the exons ATGAGCACCCTATGGATGGGAAAC TTGGAGCCCTACATGGACGAAAACTTCATAACCCGAGCCTTCGGCACTATGGGGGAGTTGGTGGTGAGTGTACGGATTATACGCAACAAGGTAACCGG GGGTGCAGCAGGTTACTGCTTCGTGGAGCTGACCGATGAAGCCACAGCTGAGAGGTGTCTTCGTAAAGTCAATGGAAAAGCACTACCAGGAGCCACACCA GCTAGAAGATTCAAGTTAAACCGGGCCACCTTTGGGAAGCAAGGAGAAAGCAG TCCACTCTACTCTCTGTTCGTTGGAGATCTCACACCTGAAGTGGATGACGGGATGCTGTACGAGTTCTTCTACAACCGCTATCCATCCTGTCGCGGGGGGAAGGTGGTGCTGGACGGCACGGGAAACTCCAA gggttgtgggttcgtccAGTTCCCAGACCAGAGGCTTCAGAAGCTGGCGCTGGAGGAGTGTCAGGGAGCGGTGGGGCTCGGGAGCAAACCACTACGACTGAGCCTAGCTGCTAACAA aaCGCGTCATAATCAATCAGACAACAGGGGGTGGGGGTCACATGGAGGAGGCTACAGACACAACCAGAATCAATACAATCAGCAGCCGTATGGTGGTGGATGGGGCTCATGGGGCTACGACCAGAATGGAGGCAACTATGGCGGCTACAACTATAACCAGTATGATTACACTCAGAATCCTGTACAG GAAAATGAAGTTGTTGAAGATGATGGTCTGGAAG ATCCTAACCCAGAGCTGGATGTGGTGGAAGCCAACAGGAAGTTTATGGAACACAGTGAGGAACTGTATGATGCCCTTATCCAGTGCCACTGGCAACCCTTGGAATCCTCTGAACAGGCCTTTGGAACCACGAGTAGCCTTCCAGAACCTGTCTACTGTTGA